The genomic segment CGGCATTGAATCAAGCCCAGTCGCAGTTGAAACAGGCCAGAGCGAGTCTGGAGAACGCGAAAGCCAAACAGCATCAGTCCGAAGCGGGGCTGCAGTTAGCCAAGACGCGAATCGAGCGAGCTCGGGCACTCGAGGCGCAGAACGCGGTGTCGATCGAAGAACTCGATCAGCGTGCCGCCGAGTTCCAGCAAGCCGAAGCGGACTTGGAAGCCAGCAAGGCGGGTATCAGTGCGGCCGAAGCCGAGATTGCGACCGCCGAAGCGGCGATCGAATCCGCCCGCGCTGGGGTCGAAACGGCGGAGTTGAATTTGGACTATACCCAGGTTCGTGCCCCCGTCAGCGGCCGGATCAGCCGCCAATACGTGACCGAAGGCAACCTCGTCAGCGGTGGCACGGCGACGTCCACTCTGTTGACAACAATCACGTCGGTCGACCCGATCTACTGTACGTTTGATGTCAACGAACAAGACGTGTTGAAGTACATTCGCTTGGCCCAAATCGGCGAACGAAAAAGTTCTCGCGAGGCCAAGAATCCCGTGTTTCTCGGTTTGGTCGACGAGTCCGGATTTCCTCACGAGGGGCATATGGACTTTGTCGATAACCATTTCGATGTGAACACCGCAAGCATGCGTGCACGCGGTGTGATTCCCAATCATGACCGAGTGCTGCTGCCGGGAATGTTCGCACGGATTCGGATTCCTGGTAGTGCCGCACACCAAGGCGTGCTGGTGCCCGATTCGGCAATCGGCACCGACCAATCATCTCAATACGTCTATATCGTGGTGGACAATGTAATCCAACGACGCGGCGTCAAGCTTGGTCCGATGGTTGATGGACTTCGTGTCGTGCGTGAGGGATTAAGTGGTAGTGAGACGCTTGTCATTCAAGGTTTGCTGCAGTCACGACCCGAGATGACCGTGCAAGTCAAACCAGGGAAGATCGAAGCCATTGAGGATGGATTGCCTGATGACTATCAACCGTTGCCACCAGAGAAGTGGATGTCGCGTGTTCCCGACCCGCAGCCCGTTTCCAGTACAATCCAGGCCAATGCGATGATCGGCTTGGACTCGCCGCCGCAGCCGACGGGGGAAGCACGATGAAGTTTCCTCACTTCTTTATTGAGCGGCCGATCTTTGCCACCGTGCTTTCGTTTGTGATTGTACTGGTCGGCGGAATCACCTATTTCTCGCTGCCGGTTTCACAGTATCCTCCGGTGGCTCCGCCGCAGATTGTTGTCCGTGCCAGTTTTCCTGGAGCAACACCTGACGTCATCGCGGATACGGTCGCGACCCCGATCGAACAAGAGATGAACGGCGTCGACGACATGCTCTATATGGAGTCGTCCTCGAGTGCCGATGGCACGATGCAGTTGACGGTGACGTTCAAATTGGGCACCGATCTCGATGATGCTCAGGTGTTGGTCCAAAACCGCGTCGCGATCGCCGAGTCTCGTCTGCCTGAACAGGTGCGTCAGATTGGGGTGACCACCACAAAGCTGATCCCGGACATGTTGATGGTGGTGCATCTAATCTCGCCGGACGATAGTCGCGATCAGCTTTACATCAGTAACTATGCGTTCTTGAATGTTCGCGATGCCTTGATGCGACTCGATGGCGTTGGTGACATTCGGATTGCCGGCGGCAACGAATATGCGATGCGGATCTGGTTGGACATCGAAAAGATGACCCACGTCGATCTGACCGCCGGAGACGTGATCCAGGCGATCCGTCAACAAAACGTCCAGGTCGCAGCAGGGGTGATTGGTCAACCACCGATCGATCAAACCGGGGCCTTTCAGTTGAACGTGACGACGCAGGGACGTTTGCGTGAAACGGACGAATTCGGCGAGATCATCGTCAAACGCGGTAGCGATGGGCGGGTCACTCGGCTTAGCGATGTGGCGCGGATCGAGTTGGGGGCCCAGGACTATTCGCGGCTCAGTTACCTCGATGGTCAACCGGCGATCGCGGTGCTGGTGTACCAAAGACCAGGAACCAACGCGGTCGATACCGCCGAGGAAGTAAAGCGGACGATGCAGGAAATCGCTGCCGATTTTCCTCAAGGCATTGGCTACGAGATCGCCTACAACCCAACCGATTTTGTCGAAGAATCCATCTCGGAAGTTTTTAATACGCTGTTCATCACGACCGTGTTTGTGGTGTTAACGGTGTTCCTGTTCTTGCATGGATGGCGGCCGACGATCATTCCCGTGATCGCGATTCCGATTTCGTTGATCGGCACGTTTGCCGCGATGCAGAGTCTCGGCGTCACCCTGAATACGTTGTCGTTGTTTGGGTTGGTGTTGGCGATCGGCATTGTGGTGGACGATGCGATTGTCGTGGTGGAAAACGTCGAACGACTGATTGCCGAAGGATTGTCGCCTCGCCAAGCGACGCACAAGGCGATGGACGAAGTGGGCTCGGCGTTGATCGCGACAACGTTGGTGTTGATTGCGGTTTTTGTGCCGACCATTTTCGTCCCAAGCATCAGTGGGCAATTTTACCAACAGTTTGCGCTCACGATCGCAATCTCGACCGCGTTTTCCACCTTCGTTTCGCTCACGCTCAGCCCCGCGTTGTGTGCGTTGTTGTTGAAGCCCAAAGGGGCAGAGAAGCATGGGGTCGCGCGACTGGGCGACGTTCTGTTCGGTTGGTTCTTTCGGCTGTTCAACCGCTTTTTCGATGTGACCAGCAATATCTATGCAGGGATTGTCGCTCGCATTGTACGGATGACCGCGGTGTCGCTGCTGCTGTACGCCGGGCTGTTGGTGTGTACGTGGTATAGCTTCGGAATGGTTCCCAAAGGTTTCATTCCTCAACAGGACCAAGGCTATTTGATCGTCAGTATTCGTTTGCCCGACGGCGCGTCGTTGGCGCGAACCGATGAAGTGACTCGTCATGTCGCCGAGCTTGGCGGCAGCATTGATGGTGTGGCCCACGCGGTCGGAATCGCGGGGCTCTCAGGGGCGACCTTTACGATCAGCCCCAATGCCGCCGTGACGTTCCTGCCGTTAGAGGATGCCAAGGAACGTGCGGCACGCGGTCGTGGGATCGATGAGATCATCGCCGATTTGCGAGCGAAGGTTGCTGATATCAACGAGGCTCAGGTCTTTGTGATCCCTCCGCCCCCGGTTCGCGGAATCGGTCGCGGTGGCGGATTCAAAATGTATGTGCAAGACCGCCGAGGTGCCGGCACCGAGGTGTTGAATGATGTGATTGAAACGATGGTCGCGCAGGCCAATCAGCAACCTGGAATCACACAGGCATTTTCCAATTTGCGAATCAATGTGCCGCAGATTTTTACCGACGTGGATCGCGACAAGTCGGAAATGCTCGACGTGCCGGTGAACAACGTGTTCGAAGCGCTGCAGGTCTATTTGGGATCGCTGTACGTCAACGATTTCAATTTTCTTGGGCGTACCTATCGCGTCACTGCGCAGGCTGAACCTGAGTTTCGAGATGAGCCGAGTGATATTTTGCGTTTACGGACTCGCAGTGCTCGCGGGGCGTCGGTTTCACTCGGTTCGATCGTCGAGCTGAAGCAGATTGCCGGTCCAGACCGATTGGTGCGTTACAATCTGTATCCGGCAGCCGACATCAACGGCACCACCGTCCCGGGATTCAGTACCGGCCAATCGTTGACGACGATGGAGGATTTGGCGGCAATCAATCTTCCTCCGGGGTTTGGTTTTGAGTGGACCGAGCTGGCGTTCCAGGAGCGTCAGGCCGGAAACACGATCATGTTTCTGTTCCCGCTCGCCGTGTTGTTTGTGTTTCTCGCGTTGGCGGCGCAATACGAAAGCTGGCTATTGCCGCTTGCGATCATCTTGATCGTCCCATTGTGTCTGTTGTTTGCCATTCTCGGCGTCTGGTTCCGAGGCATGGAAAACAACATTTTGACACAGATTGGTTTTATCGTGCTGGTTGGTTTGGCGTGTAAGAATGCGATTTTGATCGTGGAATTTGCCAAAGCCGAAGAGGATGCGGGTAAGGATCGATTTCAAGCCGCGATCGACGCGTGTCGATTGCGACTGCGTCCGATTCTGATGACCGCATTCTCGTTCATCTTGGGAGTCATTCCCTTGTTGGTTGCCACCGGGGCCGGATTTGAGATGCGTCGCGTTCTAGGCACCGCCGTGTTTAGTGGCATGCTGGGCGTGACGGTTTTCGGTCTTTTCTTGACCCCGGTGTTCTACGTCGTGTTGCGTGGTTTCACTCGTAAAGCCTCGCTGGCATTGCCTGACGGTGATGCCGTAGCGGTAGCGGCCAACGGTGAAGCATCGCTGCTTGATTCACAGACGACAATCATTGATGCCGATTCGACCGCCGCCGCGGTGGTCGCGACGAAGTCAGGTGTAACCGATTCAGAGGACCCGGAATCAACCGATGCTGCGATCGAGGCTACGGAGCCAAACGAAAGTTCCGCTTCGTCCGGCCAAGCGTAGAGGTGGCGTCGCTTCTAGTCTCGAGTCTGAAAGGGACTGAACCCGAGGTCGACGTAGGGCAACACCTTGAAGCACTAAGAGCCAGCAACTTTTTCTGCAGCTACGCTCGTCAGGGCGTGGACGAGCGTTGAGGAGCATGAATCATTGCTGTCGACATGCGAATCAGCACTTCCCAGTGAAGATCGCTGCCAGGAAATTGCTTCACCGCGTTGAACGCGTGAGGACTCAGCCGGAAAAAGGGGCACGCGTTGTTTGTCGCGTCTCCGCTTTCAGCAAAATTTTTTTTGGCAGATGCGCCGGGAGACCCAGCCGATTGTCACTGGAACACCGTTTTTTCCGTGCTTTGACTGGTGGAACGGGGATGATCCCTTTCTTATTTGCAATCTAGGGCAAAGTTCATTACAATCCCCCCGGTAGGGTCGGCTAATGCGGCGCCTCCGAACCCCTATCGTGGGGCTTTTCAATGCGGATTCTAAACTTATCAATCAGGCGGCAATGTAGACAAGGCAGGGAAGCATCACTTTGACAGTGATCTGCGGAACCTCGGGCAAAAAAAAGCGTTGTCACCTTCGAGGGCTCAAGCTTCCTGCTTCTCTATCAGGATCGCGGTCGCGTCCTCCGGTAAACGGTCCGCGACCCACTTATCTGACTGCGAATAGGAGTCAAACTTCATGCGAAAAACCAAGAGCGAACCTTGGATGCTGGGGCGTGTTCCGCACGGTTTCTGGGACCTTGCCGAGAACCGACTCGCCTACATGAGTTGGCTCGGAGAGCGGCTTGGTTACACAAAGCCCGAGGATTGGTACGGAATTCAGCAGAAGCATTTCAAGCAGAATTATGGAGGTGGTTTGCTGGCGGCTCACTACAGCGATTCGCCTCAGAATGCGGTGCGTGAATTCATGCCAAGACGGAAATGGCATTCGTGGTTGTTTTCGCGTGCAACAAATGGCTATTGGCAGAAACCCGAGAACCGTCGCGAGTTCATGTTGTGGCTGGAAAAACAGTTGGGGATTCAGGGCAAAGAAGACTGGTATCGTGTGACCAAGAATGACTTTACTCGTCACGGAGGGCTCGGGCTGCTGAATAATTATTACGGCTGCAGTGTCGCAGCGGCACTCCAGGAATTCAAGCCTCTGATGCAATTGGATGAGTGGAGGTTCGAAACCGTGCCGCAGGGTTTTTGGAACTCCCATGAAAACCGACGTCGCTACATGGATTGGCTAGGATTCAAGCTAAAGATTCGTACGCCTGAGTTATGGTATGGCGTTACGGTGCATGACATCCGAGAGAACTATGGGACCACGCTGTTGACGATGTGTGGTGGATCGATCTATCGGATGGTCAGTGAGTATTTGCCAAAATTCCAGTGGAAACCTTGGCTGTTCCATTACACGCCGAGCGGGTATTGGGAAGACGACAAGAATCGCAAAGAATACTTGCAGTGGTTGGGCAAGGAATTGGAGTTTCGCACTCCCAAAGATTGGTACCAATTGCGCGAGCATCACTTTTTGCGGTCCGGCGGCAGTTGGTTGTTTGCCAAGTACTACGGTTACTCGCCGCTACGCGCTGCGGAAGAGCGGTATCCGAAATACAAATGGAATCCAGATCGATTCCGCTCGGCCGGTAAGGCACACGCGAACGAGAAGACGCTTGCCGCCGAAGAGTCCAGCGAACTCGAGCAACCTAGCGAATCTCGCAAAAACGGTGTGAGCAAGAAAACCAGTGCGTCGGTGAAAAGCCGTAAGACTCGAAAAACAACGACGAGGAAGAAGACACGTCGCAATTCTGCAGCCAGCTTTGTCGCCTAGCCAGCTGTGTCGCCTAGCCCGTGGTGTCGCTTGGCTCGCTTGTGTCATGCGGCACTTGTCCGCATCGCCATAGGCGTGACCAAGCCACAACGGACGCGTCATGACGATGTTGCGTGAGTACTGGGCCGCGTAAGTACTGGGCTTTGTAAGTACTGCGCCGTATGAACCCAGACTGTCATCCCCAACAACAATCGCCGCTGTCGACTTGGCGGCGGCAGTCGCGAATCAGGTGGCCATCTTCAGCGACTTGCTCGACCGAGACTGGCTCGACCGCGATTCGTACGATCGCTACTGGCTCGATAGGTCCAATGAGCTGCCGCGGGTCGACATCGATTGGGCTGATTGAGCGTAGCTTCGGTTGGCCTGTTTGGCACCATCGCTGCGGCGGATTTGTTCCTCGATCTCGCCACGATTCTTGGTCAACTGCTGCTCGCAATCGCTTTCGATTTTCATCAGTTCCATCAGCATCGTTTCGGTGGCTTCATGCTGTGCTCGGCACTCGCTTCGCATTTCGCGGGACGCCCACTGCCGCGTTTCTGGATCGTCTCCGATCGCGGTATGCAGTCGTTTCGACAGTTCGCTGAGAACGCCCAGCGGTTTCTGTTTCTGCGATAACAGTTGCATCAGCTCATTCATGCGGCCCGACTGCACTGCCGCCAATTGGGCATGTCCAAGTTCGACCAATTCCAACGCAGCGGCGTGGCGTTGTTGAACGAGGCTAGAGAGTTCATCACTGTTCATCGTATCGACGCTCGAGGTGACTGGTTTTGGAGGTGTACGGAGACGTGGCAACGGTTCATGCGGTTGATGGATGGCAAGGAGTGCGTCGTTCGGGACGCCACCGATGACGACGATTAGACGCCACCGCCGGGATCACGCATGCCGGCGGTCATCCAGGCAATCATTTCTTCCCATCCCGCGCGATCGTAACGCGTGGTTCGTTTGAATTCGTCATCCAATTTCGGAGGAATTTGTTTCAGCACCACACTTGCTTGGCGAATCAGCAGATCGGCTTCGCGACGACGTCCAAGTTCGCGGACACAGCGTGCTTGGCCAAGGATCGCTTCTAACGCGGGCGGTTGGTTCATGTAGCGCAGCGATACGGTGCGGTACGCGGTAGCGGCTTCTTCGAACAGCCCCATTTCCTTGAGCGTATCAGCTTCGGCCATCATGCAATTTCGCAGCAGAGCTTGGGCATCGTTCGTCAATTTCTGTTCTTCTTCGCGGCGCAGAATCCGCTCCTTTAGTTCGCGGAATCCTACCAACGCGGCATTCAATTCGGATTCGACTTTGGTTCGCAAGGCGCGTCTCGCGGCATCGAGAATGTCAGTCGATTGTGCCTCGAGCCGCGGCCACTGCGCTGCCAAGATATGCGATCGTGCTGCCAAGTAGGCGGCGGCATCGGCGCGAGGCGCGGGTTGATAACGCAACACCGCTTCGTCTAGTCGACGAATGGCGGCATCGAGAATCGGTTGGTTTTCTTGCAGCAGTTTTGCTCGCTCCGGTGGATCCGCGTGCTCTGCGATCAAGTGATTCTTGTAGCTTTTTTGATAGAGAACTTCGGCTAGCGTGAACAGCGAATCACGCCATGCCGGGCTTTGAGGCGTCAATTCCCCGTCTTGCAGATTGTCGATCAGGTAGCCACGGGCTTTTTCAATGTCGCCGGTTTCCGAATACGCCAGCGCCATCAGCAGTCGTGCATCGTAGCGAAGCGGGTCGCGTGGGTATTCCGCAATCACCGTTTCCAACGCTTCGATCGCGTCATCGGGTTGGTTTTCTGCTAACAGCGCACGACCTAGGGCGATCAACCCCCGCGGTTGACGTTGCCGTTCTTCGTAACGGAGGTAGGAACGCAACAGGCGAATGCTTCGTTCAAAATGACGACCCTGTTGGTACGAATCGATCGCCGCCCACTGGGTTTTGATGTAACGTGGGGTATCAAAGTCAAGCTCGGCGGCTCGGGTAAACGCATCGCCAGCTTGGCGAAAGCGACGCCGAGCGAGCGAAGCAGCCGCCGAAGAAATCTCGCCGTTTAGCTGGGTGCCTGCGCGCAGTGTGCTGGCCGCCCACTCGCGAAAAGCAATGCCTTCTTGCATTAACGCCGCTGAACGTGTGAAGATCGGCGGCAAGCTGCGGGCCACATCAATCGTTTCTTGGTAAGCCGATTGATCGCGTAGTTTTTCGAGGGCGGCGATCAAACGGCGACGAAATTCGACTAACGAGACCATGGTTGGGTCGAAGCCTCGCAAATCGCCCATCTCACGCATCATGTAGCGGATCGTTTGGACGAGCTCGACGCCGAGTCCAAGCGCGGCGAGCTGTTCGATCTCTTCCAGACCGCTGATGATCGCGGCGCCACCGAATGGGCGTTGTTGCCGTGTGGCACTCCACTGCGTTAGTGCTTGATTGGGCATGCCTTGGCATTGATAGGCCCGGCCTGCCCAAATTCTCGCCTCCGATGCAATCTGCGGCGAAGCTTCACGCTGCAAATCAAAAAGTGCCTTCATCGTGGGGGCCAATTCCGCGATGACTTCTTCGCGGCTATCGGACGGATTGTCTGGTTGTTTGCCATATCGCCCAATCGCTTTGCGGATTTGCACCACGCCATGGGCAAGTTTAAAACGATGTTGGAATCCGATGTACGAAGCTTGTTTGGTCACATCGGCTGCTTCGATCGCTTGTTTTCCTCGCTGGATTGCTGCTTCAGCCTCGGCGTAGCGGCCCAGCCGCGTCAACGCGTCGATTTGGATCAAGTTGGCTTCGAACCGTTGTTGCGGTCGGAGCGTTTGGTCGGCCAGGATGACTTGAATCGTCTCCAGTGCAAGTTCGGGTTGAGGGTCGCGGGTGCGAAGCAGGGTTTCGGCCAGTAACGGCAATAGCTCCCGTCGCAACGTCGGGTCCAGCACGATCAGCTCTTCGAACAAGGCTGCCGCTCGGTCGAATTCCCCCAATTGGAAATAGGATTCGGCGAGCAGCCGTTTGCCCTCGACCTCGCGGCCGACCGGCAATCCTTTTTCCACCGCCGCTTTGAAATCGGGGATGGCGGCGATCAAGATTTCGCGGCGTTCGCGATTGTCATCGGTTTCGCGAGCCCGCACCACCTCGCCCGCGCTGATAAGGAATTGACGCAGTTTTCGCCACTCCGCAAGCGGATCTTCGTTTTCATCCGTTCCCTTGGCCGCTTTCCCGCTTGCGTCATCCTCCGGCAACTCTTCGCCCAAATCGACGGATTTAGCCAGCCGGCCGGCGACGATGGCATTGCCAGCAATGTATTCTCGCGAGGCAATTTTTAGCGTCTCGATGGCATCGGGCGGGCCATTACCAAGCCAAACCGAAAACACCGTCCCAAACCCCAAAATCGCGATCGCGGCAGCAAGCACCAAAAGCGACGTGGTGATCTTGTCACGACTTACCGCCGGTTGGCTTTCGTCGGTTGGATCTGCCTGTTTTTTAGCCACCTTTGACTCAGAACCGTTTGCTTGGTTTGGATGTGTTGGGGGGACACGATGCCATTTCGCGTGGAAACATTCGAAATGGACTGTTAGAGACGGACCATTTGACACGTTGGGAATTAGCAGAAAACGGCCTTGGCGGTCAAGTTGTTCTGTCCCCCGCCCCCCTGAACGCGTTGCGATCGCGTTCGCCTAGCGTCCAAAAACGCTCGCTCCCTCGCGAATCGCGATTCGCCGAGGCACCACCGAAACCGAATCGACTTGGGCGCAGCGAAGCAAATCGGCCTCGTAACCCGCTCGAATCAAATTTTTGCCCCCGCGCGACTGTGACAGCCGGCTGGCCAACGCCGCCGCATGCTCCGTGGACAATTCCGCCGATTCAGATGGGCCCGCGGCTTCGGTTGAGCCCGCAGGCTCGGATACACGAGCCTGCGATTCCCCAGCATCGGGGGCAAACCAGGACCGCCACATCTCGCAGGCGATCTGTGATTCGTCATTCAGTTCCAACGAAGCAAGCTGACGTTGGTCAAGCCGCGACTGAAAATGACTGACCAACGCCCCGGCAAACAAAACATCTTCCAACGTGACGAAACCATCGGTACCGGCACAAACCAAGGCAACGCATGCATCCGGATCCAAGGATTCGGCCACCGCCCGCTGATTGACAAAGCTGCCCAATAGAACCTGTTTTGCTAGCGAAGCGGCTTGAATCGCCTTGGTCCCGTTGGTGGTGGTGACAATCAAATGCCGGCCGGCGACTCGCGAGGGCGAGTACTCTGCAGGCGAATTACCGCAATCAAAGCCTTCGATCGGCACGCAGCTGCGTTCGCCGCACAGCAGCGGTGGTGGGGAAAGGTTGTTTGCGATTTCGCGTGCGGTTTGGACATCGCATGTCGTCGTGATTTCTTCGGCACCATTGGCAATGGCCACCGACATCACGGTCGTCGCCCGCAAAATGTCGATCACGACCGCAACATCGGTCGTTTCGTCGATCGGATTGGTAGAGGGAAGAAACGAGGTCGCCAATCGCATTGAGAAAAAGTTCCTAAAAATGATCTTGTTCGGGTTCTGCCCACACCCGAGCTTCGTCCTCGAGCCAATCGACGTGGATCACGTTTGGATTGCAACAGACCGGGCAATCTTCGACATATTCTTGCCGGGTGCCGGACGAAGGGTCCAGCGGAATGACAATTTCTTCACCACAAGAATCGCAGACGTAAGAGGATTCGCTATCCATTTTGACAATCCTGACAGGTAAAAAGGGTGTCTGATGGTAAAAAGGCGGAACGTGTGCAAACGGCTTTGGGCGTTCTCGATGAAGTGCCGATGCTACCCTATAATCAAGCCGACGATGAGTATCCCCCCGTTCTTTTCTTGAGTGCCATGCCCGGACCCGCAATCTCACGATCCGTTTCGTCCGGTAACACCGCAGCGGGGCATCACGTGGATCCGACCGTCTTGCTGGCTCGGTTTGGATTAACACAATTTCGGCCTGGCCAACGCGATGTGGTCGATGCGGTTGCCGACGGGCACGACGTGATGTGCGTGATGCCAACCGGGGGTGGTAAAAGTCTGTGTTACCAACTGCCGAGTCTCGGTCGGCCTGGGACGACCATTGTCGTGTCACCGTTGATCGCGTTGATGAAGGACCAAGTCGACACGCTGCAGTCGTTGAACATCAAAGCAAAATTGCTCAACAGCACCCTTAGCATGTCCGAGCAAGTCGACGTGATGCAGCAGATGTCGCGGGGCGAGTTGGACTTGGTCTACGTGGCTCCCGAGCGACTTCGCAACACGCGTTTTCTCGAGGCGGTGACGACAGCCGAGGTGACGTTGTTGGCGGTGGATGAAGCCCACTGTGTCAGCGAGTGGGGGCACGATTTTCGCCCGGATTATTCACGGCTGGGACGGTTCCGCGATCGTTACTTGTCGAATGTGCAAACGATCGCGTTGACCGCGACGGCGACTCCGGCGGTGCGGCAAGACATCATCGATTTGTTGCGATTGCGAGAACCGAAGACGTTCGTCACCGGTTTTGCACGCACTAATTTGCGATTTAGTGTTCAGCATTCCAAAAGCGATCGCGAAAAAGACGAGCAACTGGTCAAATACGTCAACCAATGTGAAGGCACCGGGATTATCTACGCTGCGACGCGCAAACGCTGTGAAGAAATTGCCAGCTGGTTGCCTGAGAAGACACGACGTCCCATCGGAGCCTATCATGCGGGCTTGGAACCGATGCAGCGGCAACGGATTCAAGACGACTTTATGTCGGGCAAACTGTCTGCGATCGTGGCGACCAATGCGTTTGGAATGGGGATCGATAAATCCGACATTCGCTACGTGATCCACTACAACATGCCCGGCACCTTGGAGGCGTATTACCAAGAAGCCGGACGCGCCGGGCGGGACGCAAAAGACAGCGATTGTTTGATGTTGTTTTCTTACAACGATCGCTATATCCAAGAGTTCTTTATCGAAAACCGCTACCCTTCGCGCGAAACCGTGTCGAAGGTCTACGAGTTTTTGCTGTCCCGCGAAGAAGACCCAATCGAATTGACGCTCGATCAAGTGCGTGCGGCGATTGACGTCAAAGACGGCAGCGAAGCGATCGGCACCTCGCAAACCTTGTTGGCCAAGGCGGGGGTGCTGAAGCGGTTGGATAGTTCGGCAAACAATGCGATTGTTCGCATCGACAGTAACGCCGCGACGATGTTGGATTTTCTGCCACGCGAAGCCAAAGTTCGCAGACGCGTGATGATGGCGGTCGAAAAGGTCGTGGGCAAACGACGTGGCGAAGACGTCTATGTGACGGTCAAACGATTGACCGAACTGGCCAACGTCGATCGCGATCAACTCGCTCGCACGCTTCGAGAGCTGCGACGATTGAAAGGATTCGATTACGTGCCGCCGTTCCGCGGTCGCGCTGTCCATCTCGTTGAACGCGACATCCCTTTTGATTCGCTTGAAATCGATTTCGAAGAACTCGAGCGACGTCGCCAAGCCGAACATGCCAAGCTGGATGCCGTAATCGGATTTGCGCGTAGCAATGGTTGTCGTCAACGTGTGATCTTGGATTACTTTGGCGACCCTGCAAGCAAGAATTGTGGCAATTGTGATCGCTGCAATCCCGAAGGACGCCGCGCCAACGCGGCCGTGGATCCAGCGAAGATCGCCGAGGCGTTTGCCGGAGTCGATCGCGATGGATTTGTGCGAGGGGTGCGAGTCGTGCTCAGCGGCGTGTTCCGCATGCATGCACGGTTTGGCAAGAATCTTGTGGCCCAGATGCTGTGCGGTTCCAAAAACAAAAAGTTGCAACAGTGGAAACTGCACCGGCTCAGCACGTACGGGTTGCTGTCGCCATTGAAGCAGTCCGAAGTGGTCGCCGTGATGGATGCGTTGATCGAACGCGGGCTGCTGATTCAACGCGAAGTTGATGACCGCCGCCCCACCGTCGATCTGAGCGACTATGGCAGCTTGGTGATGCACGCCAAAGA from the Novipirellula caenicola genome contains:
- a CDS encoding efflux RND transporter periplasmic adaptor subunit, producing the protein MTVRDPLPRVGLLPAHFGLGMTLLLCGALLGCKETSSGPPEMPPPTVTVAKPVTKKIVEWDAYTGRLEAVDFVEVRARVSGYLKSIHFKEGQIVDVGDLLFVIDPRPFEAELNGAVAALNQAQSQLKQARASLENAKAKQHQSEAGLQLAKTRIERARALEAQNAVSIEELDQRAAEFQQAEADLEASKAGISAAEAEIATAEAAIESARAGVETAELNLDYTQVRAPVSGRISRQYVTEGNLVSGGTATSTLLTTITSVDPIYCTFDVNEQDVLKYIRLAQIGERKSSREAKNPVFLGLVDESGFPHEGHMDFVDNHFDVNTASMRARGVIPNHDRVLLPGMFARIRIPGSAAHQGVLVPDSAIGTDQSSQYVYIVVDNVIQRRGVKLGPMVDGLRVVREGLSGSETLVIQGLLQSRPEMTVQVKPGKIEAIEDGLPDDYQPLPPEKWMSRVPDPQPVSSTIQANAMIGLDSPPQPTGEAR
- a CDS encoding multidrug efflux RND transporter permease subunit, which produces MKFPHFFIERPIFATVLSFVIVLVGGITYFSLPVSQYPPVAPPQIVVRASFPGATPDVIADTVATPIEQEMNGVDDMLYMESSSSADGTMQLTVTFKLGTDLDDAQVLVQNRVAIAESRLPEQVRQIGVTTTKLIPDMLMVVHLISPDDSRDQLYISNYAFLNVRDALMRLDGVGDIRIAGGNEYAMRIWLDIEKMTHVDLTAGDVIQAIRQQNVQVAAGVIGQPPIDQTGAFQLNVTTQGRLRETDEFGEIIVKRGSDGRVTRLSDVARIELGAQDYSRLSYLDGQPAIAVLVYQRPGTNAVDTAEEVKRTMQEIAADFPQGIGYEIAYNPTDFVEESISEVFNTLFITTVFVVLTVFLFLHGWRPTIIPVIAIPISLIGTFAAMQSLGVTLNTLSLFGLVLAIGIVVDDAIVVVENVERLIAEGLSPRQATHKAMDEVGSALIATTLVLIAVFVPTIFVPSISGQFYQQFALTIAISTAFSTFVSLTLSPALCALLLKPKGAEKHGVARLGDVLFGWFFRLFNRFFDVTSNIYAGIVARIVRMTAVSLLLYAGLLVCTWYSFGMVPKGFIPQQDQGYLIVSIRLPDGASLARTDEVTRHVAELGGSIDGVAHAVGIAGLSGATFTISPNAAVTFLPLEDAKERAARGRGIDEIIADLRAKVADINEAQVFVIPPPPVRGIGRGGGFKMYVQDRRGAGTEVLNDVIETMVAQANQQPGITQAFSNLRINVPQIFTDVDRDKSEMLDVPVNNVFEALQVYLGSLYVNDFNFLGRTYRVTAQAEPEFRDEPSDILRLRTRSARGASVSLGSIVELKQIAGPDRLVRYNLYPAADINGTTVPGFSTGQSLTTMEDLAAINLPPGFGFEWTELAFQERQAGNTIMFLFPLAVLFVFLALAAQYESWLLPLAIILIVPLCLLFAILGVWFRGMENNILTQIGFIVLVGLACKNAILIVEFAKAEEDAGKDRFQAAIDACRLRLRPILMTAFSFILGVIPLLVATGAGFEMRRVLGTAVFSGMLGVTVFGLFLTPVFYVVLRGFTRKASLALPDGDAVAVAANGEASLLDSQTTIIDADSTAAAVVATKSGVTDSEDPESTDAAIEATEPNESSASSGQA
- a CDS encoding tetratricopeptide repeat protein; its protein translation is MAKKQADPTDESQPAVSRDKITTSLLVLAAAIAILGFGTVFSVWLGNGPPDAIETLKIASREYIAGNAIVAGRLAKSVDLGEELPEDDASGKAAKGTDENEDPLAEWRKLRQFLISAGEVVRARETDDNRERREILIAAIPDFKAAVEKGLPVGREVEGKRLLAESYFQLGEFDRAAALFEELIVLDPTLRRELLPLLAETLLRTRDPQPELALETIQVILADQTLRPQQRFEANLIQIDALTRLGRYAEAEAAIQRGKQAIEAADVTKQASYIGFQHRFKLAHGVVQIRKAIGRYGKQPDNPSDSREEVIAELAPTMKALFDLQREASPQIASEARIWAGRAYQCQGMPNQALTQWSATRQQRPFGGAAIISGLEEIEQLAALGLGVELVQTIRYMMREMGDLRGFDPTMVSLVEFRRRLIAALEKLRDQSAYQETIDVARSLPPIFTRSAALMQEGIAFREWAASTLRAGTQLNGEISSAAASLARRRFRQAGDAFTRAAELDFDTPRYIKTQWAAIDSYQQGRHFERSIRLLRSYLRYEERQRQPRGLIALGRALLAENQPDDAIEALETVIAEYPRDPLRYDARLLMALAYSETGDIEKARGYLIDNLQDGELTPQSPAWRDSLFTLAEVLYQKSYKNHLIAEHADPPERAKLLQENQPILDAAIRRLDEAVLRYQPAPRADAAAYLAARSHILAAQWPRLEAQSTDILDAARRALRTKVESELNAALVGFRELKERILRREEEQKLTNDAQALLRNCMMAEADTLKEMGLFEEAATAYRTVSLRYMNQPPALEAILGQARCVRELGRRREADLLIRQASVVLKQIPPKLDDEFKRTTRYDRAGWEEMIAWMTAGMRDPGGGV